The Deinococcus malanensis DNA window CACATGGCGCCTGGCGGCGCAGACCGGAGACCTGCGCAACCCCGCGTTGCAGGCCGTGGTGGACGCGGGCTTGCCCTACGAGCAGCCCCGGAACCTGGTCGTCCCCTGGACCACCGGCCGGCCGTTTTATCAGGACCACTACGACACCCACACCGACAGGCTCTATGAGCTGGTCTCGCACGTGAACACCACCGCGTCACTGGCAGTTCAGGTCAACGACGCGCCGGCTGGCGTCTTCTGTGTCGCCCTGTTCGACCGCCGCTGCTGGACCGACATCGACAAGGTCATGCTGGAAACAGTCGTCGGTGCGCTGGGTCTGGCCATCGAAGGCAGCCACGGCGTGGCGCAGCTGACCGAGCAACGGCGCAAGCTGACCGAGGCCAACGAGGAACTCGAAGCGTTTGCCTACAGCGTCTCGCATGACCTGCGCGCTCCGGTGCGGCACATCCTGAGCTTCAACCAGCTGGCGCAGGTCACGCTGGGTGACCGTATGGACGACAGGAGCGCGCGGTACCTGCGGCACGTGGAGCAGGCCGCCGACCGCATGAACACCCTGATCGACGCCATCCTGGCGCTGTCGCGCACCAGCCGGCAGCCCCTGCGCATGGTTCCGGTGGACCTCAACGCCCTGATGACCGCAGTCTGCGCCGAACTCTCCGCCGTGGACTCCGGACGGAAGGTGGAGTGGAAGATTGCGCGCCTGCCGATGGCCTGCGGTGACCCGGAAACCCTCAGGCTGGTGCTGACCAATCTGGCATCCAACGCCCTGAAGTACACCCGGACCCGCGAAACGCCACAAATTGAGGTCTGGAGCGAGGACCGTTCCGTCGAGTGGGCCATCATGATCCGTGACAACGGTGTCGGGTTCGATCCTCGCTACAGCAACAAGCTGTTCGGCGTGTTTCAGCGTCTGCATCAGCAGCACGAGTTTGAAGGGACAGGGGTGGGGCTGGCCAATGTCCGGCGCATCGTCTCACGCCACGGCGGCCGCGTCTGGGCGGAAGGGGCCGTGGGCCAGGGTGCAACCTTCGGCTTTACCCTTCCGAAAGAGCCTCAGGCTGCAGGCGCCTGAGCTCTGGGTCGGAGGAGGGCGCGCGCCAGGCTCTACGGAGGACGCACACGGACGAAGGTGCCCTCAGCGGGGTTCCTGGCTTGCTGGCGACCCCAGGAGAGTGGAGAAGGTGGCCACTACCGGCGCGTGGTCCGATGGTCGCTCGTGACGACGCGGCTCCAGGTCCACCGTGCAGCCCAGGCTCTCGGCCGCCAGAGTTTGGGAGACCAGCACGTGATCGATGCGCAGGCCCCAGTTGCGGGGAAAGCCCAGCCGCCCGTAGTTCCACCAGCTGAAGACCTTCTCCGGTTGCGCATGCAGACGGAAAGTGTCGTGCAGTCCCAGATCCAGCAGGGCACGGAACGCCTGACGTTCGGGCTCGCTGACCAGGACCTGTCCAGCCCAGCGCTTCGGGCTGTGCACGTCACGGTCCTCGGGGGCGACGTTGAAATCACCGACTACCGCCAGCCTCGGATGTGCCGCCAGTTCCAGCTGCAGCCACGCCCGGACGGCCGAGAGCCATTCGAGCTTGTACGTGTATTTCGGCGAATCCACCGCCTGACCGTTCGGAACGTAGAGGCATACCACCCGCACCCCCCCGACCGTCGCGGCCACGACACGTCGCTGCTCGTCGTCCAGCCCCGGCACGCCGATCTGCACGGCGTCGGGCTCCATGCGCGAAAGCAGGGCCACACCGTTGTAGGTTTTCTGGCCAGAGTACGCTGCCGCGTACCCCAGCGCCTTCAGTTCGGCCACCGGAAAGCGGTCGTCCGGCAGCTTGGTTTCCTGAAGGGCCAGCACGTCGGGCTGATGAACCTGCAACCAGTCCAGCACCTGCCCGAGCCGGACATTCAGCGAATTGACGTTCCAGGTAACCAGTTTCATGGAAGGCGGCCCTCACGGCGCCCGGACAACCACAACTGTTTCATGCGGTGATGATGCCACGCGTGCGTCATGCCCGCAGGAGAGCTGCTCAGCGCGTATCGGTCGGGTCAGGAGCACTGAGGTGGCTGAGCCACCAGTTGCCGCGGGCCGCGTGCAACGTGACCACACCACACGGTCTTATCTCTGCCGCCCTGAGCCCGACCGTCAGGCGCAGGGCCGCCAGGATTACCCCAGCGTGGGTAAACGCGGCGACTTCGCCGGTGGGGGGCAGGGCATTCAGCCAGCCCTGCACCCGCGTATGAAAGCTGCGGCCGGTGTCTCCGCCGGGGGGCCCGAACGCCGTGGTGGGCTGAGTCAGGGCCTCGATCCAGTGCCGGGGTGTGGCCCCGTAGGCCTGCTCGAGTTCGGCCCAGGTGCGCCCGGCCATCACGCCGAAGTCGGCCTCGGCCAGTTCAGGCGTGACCAGCGGCTGATCGAAGCCGGCCAGACGGGCCGTTTCCAGGGCCCGGCGGCTGGGAGAGCAGCAGGCCGCGCCAGCCGGCAGCCGTAGTCGGGTCGCCATGACACGACCTTCCTCGGTCAGCGAGGCGTCCTCGCCGGCTCCGGGATAGCGACGCTCGGCGTTCGGCGCGGTCGGTGCGTGCCGGATCAGATGCAGGGTCAGCGCAGCCTCAGCCATGGTGGCCCCAAGCATAGGCGCACAGCGCCACCAGTTCTGCCGTGACAACGATTAAGCCGTACACATCACCGCTGAGCCCCCCACCCAGCCTGGACGCGGCGAACCGTGCGGCCAGCAGGGTCGCCACAAGGGCGGCGAATGCGGCCACCGCAGCGCCTGGCAGCAGCAGCACCGGCAGGGCCAGGAGAAGCGCCACTTCCCACCGGCCCTCGCGGGACCGGGCCCCCAGCGACTCCTGGCGCGCGGCCGGGTACAGGTTCATGGGCAGCAGGACCAGCGTCCGTGCGGCCACGGCAGCCACCAGGGCCGCGTAGGCTGGCAGGGGAGAGGCCAGCAGGCTCCACAGGATCAGCAGCGACACCACCCCGGTGGCCAGCCCGAACGCCCCGACGTGCACGTCCTGCAGGATTTCCAGGCGACGAGCGGGACTCTTCATGACGAACAGGGCATCGGCACTGTCCACCAGCCCATCAAAGTGAAGCATGCCGGTCATGCCCAGCCAGGCAGCCACCGCCAGCCCCGCCTGCACGCCGGACGGCAGCGGCACCGGCAACCACAGCAGGAGGGCGACCAGCCCACCGACCGCATATCCGGCCAGAGGATAGTAGGCACTGGCCCGCGCAAAGTCTCCGTCACGGACCTCCCGGACGTGAGGCAGCGGCAGGGTGGTCAGAAAGGTCAGGGCCAGGTGTGCGGCGTGTGCCTCCTGCCGGAACCGGAGCAAAAAACTCATCGGTCCTCAGGGTGCCACGCAGGCGCCTGGAAGAACATGTGCGCCGGTGTGCACCGGGAAGCCGGGTCCTGGCCACCCAGACACAGCTGGCACACTTCGTGCTCATGAACTTTTCTCCACGGCCTCTGGTTCTCTGCAACACGGCACGGTTGTGGCAGGCAGCACGCCACGTCCACTTCGTGCAGCGCCCGCTCTGGCGGACCCGGCTCGCCACAGGGGACCGATGCTCGTTTCGGGTGTGCCGGGGACTCTGGCCCAGCGTCGGCAGAAAGACTGCGGTAGCGCTGAATCCACTGCACGTGCCCGGTATAGTGACGGCATCATGCGGCCGCGACTCAGTCCTACCCGTGCACGTGCCTGGGCCAACAGCCTGGCCCGGGCACTGCGGGACTGGTGGTGCGCGAATCTGGGCTGCCCCAGCCGCCAGGGCTGAGCCCCCGTGACCCCCTGCACCTGATCAGCCCGGACTGCGTGCGCCAGGTCCCGGCTTCCTCCCCGCGCCCCGGAGACCCCATGACGACCCCTGTACTTCCTAAAATGCCTACCCTGGACAACCTGCACGACCTTGATGCCCGTGACCCGTTGCGGCACAAAAAAGCCCAGTTCGTGTTGCCAGGTGGAGTG harbors:
- a CDS encoding adenosylcobinamide-GDP ribazoletransferase; amino-acid sequence: MSFLLRFRQEAHAAHLALTFLTTLPLPHVREVRDGDFARASAYYPLAGYAVGGLVALLLWLPVPLPSGVQAGLAVAAWLGMTGMLHFDGLVDSADALFVMKSPARRLEILQDVHVGAFGLATGVVSLLILWSLLASPLPAYAALVAAVAARTLVLLPMNLYPAARQESLGARSREGRWEVALLLALPVLLLPGAAVAAFAALVATLLAARFAASRLGGGLSGDVYGLIVVTAELVALCAYAWGHHG
- a CDS encoding sensor histidine kinase, with amino-acid sequence MMLPPSLNGTIEDQSNRLAALEAFVEFTEAVGTQSDVSVLAHQAIRVLRARFPDGSVVYYEPDGDLWRPRVWSEDLPAGVLSGLTPGLPRSLPAFAAVLSRQEAVFIDELDAVREQLAGSEEYGMAAKVPLMVSGEVCGILEVGIRGRDRWGEQDQGLVRAVSRSLTLALERASVTAQLEAQNAELAARTRALGAFAELTRDLNVHSDSLALVRTAQEVVLSMLPPGYAVYYELGGATWRLAAQTGDLRNPALQAVVDAGLPYEQPRNLVVPWTTGRPFYQDHYDTHTDRLYELVSHVNTTASLAVQVNDAPAGVFCVALFDRRCWTDIDKVMLETVVGALGLAIEGSHGVAQLTEQRRKLTEANEELEAFAYSVSHDLRAPVRHILSFNQLAQVTLGDRMDDRSARYLRHVEQAADRMNTLIDAILALSRTSRQPLRMVPVDLNALMTAVCAELSAVDSGRKVEWKIARLPMACGDPETLRLVLTNLASNALKYTRTRETPQIEVWSEDRSVEWAIMIRDNGVGFDPRYSNKLFGVFQRLHQQHEFEGTGVGLANVRRIVSRHGGRVWAEGAVGQGATFGFTLPKEPQAAGA
- the xth gene encoding exodeoxyribonuclease III, whose protein sequence is MKLVTWNVNSLNVRLGQVLDWLQVHQPDVLALQETKLPDDRFPVAELKALGYAAAYSGQKTYNGVALLSRMEPDAVQIGVPGLDDEQRRVVAATVGGVRVVCLYVPNGQAVDSPKYTYKLEWLSAVRAWLQLELAAHPRLAVVGDFNVAPEDRDVHSPKRWAGQVLVSEPERQAFRALLDLGLHDTFRLHAQPEKVFSWWNYGRLGFPRNWGLRIDHVLVSQTLAAESLGCTVDLEPRRHERPSDHAPVVATFSTLLGSPASQEPR
- a CDS encoding histidine phosphatase family protein — translated: MAEAALTLHLIRHAPTAPNAERRYPGAGEDASLTEEGRVMATRLRLPAGAACCSPSRRALETARLAGFDQPLVTPELAEADFGVMAGRTWAELEQAYGATPRHWIEALTQPTTAFGPPGGDTGRSFHTRVQGWLNALPPTGEVAAFTHAGVILAALRLTVGLRAAEIRPCGVVTLHAARGNWWLSHLSAPDPTDTR